A region of Moorena producens PAL-8-15-08-1 DNA encodes the following proteins:
- a CDS encoding filamentous hemagglutinin N-terminal domain-containing protein has translation MQVSPFVLYSLLAATTALGQITPDNTLGNESSVVTPNVDVNGNLADLIEGGAIRESNLFHSFSDFNVAEFGRVYLANPTGIQNILSRVTGTNVSNILGTLGVLGNANLFLINPNGIVFGSNSRLDLGGSFFGSTADSVLFDDGTVFSAKNPNGKPLLTINIPSGLQYGSNPGSITNQSSLFQVSNGQTLGLIGGEVTIPGGILGALDGRIELGSVGSNGVVKLTRTDTSFVLDYSSVQEFQDISLSEGALVTTSGESGGSIQVQGANVSLRDRSFVFADTEGSGSGGGIVVKASQLSLEGGSRITADVLGSGQGGDLTVDAIESVRVIGVSPDGTFSLLGAQVFRGVTGNGGDVSITTGQLMVSDGAEVSASTRGLGDGGNLTVDASESVQVIGTSASGQLTSRLLAQTSETGNGGDVSITTGELMVSDGAQVAATSTLGEGDGGNLTVDASETVQVIGTSADGKFPSALSTQTPGTGKAGNLKITTGQLMVSDGAVVSAGTRGLGEGGELIVDADSTVQVIGTSASVDFPSGLFTQTEGTGNAKNLTITTGELIVKDGAQVSASTFGEGNGGNLIINADSTVQVIGTSASGDFPSGLFARANSDSKGNAGDVSITTGDLIVKDGARVSASTFGEGDGGDLIINAEETVQVIGTSANGRIVSGLFARANSDSKVNAGDVSITTGELIVKDGARVSASTFGEGNGGELIVDASETVQVIGTSASGEFSSGLFAQTQGTGNAKNLTITTGELIVKDGAQVSASTSGEGNGGDLIINASETVQVIGRSASGEFGSRLTAVANEDSKGNAGDVSITTGELIVKDGARVSASTFGEGNGGDLIINASETVQVIGTSASGEFPSTLSARANSDSKGNAGDVSITTGELIVKDGARVSATTFAQGNGGNLIINASETVQVIGTSASGESGSRLTAVANSNSKGNAGDVSITTGELIIKDGARVSASTNGEGDGGDLIINAEETVQVIGRSASGEFPSSLSAQANSDSKGNAGHLTITTGELIIKDGAQVSAGTFGEGDGGNLIVDASESVQVIGRSADGRFASGLFAQANRGATGNAGDVTITTGDLIVKDGARVSTRSFKKDSSAGTVEINANSIFLNNDGRITAETAGGDDSNINLYARDIRLLNGSLILTDARNTTTGGNIFIDTDTLVGLGNSDITANADEGSGGRVEINAQGIFGLEFRDRLTKDNDITATSNLGSSFSGEVTLNISQLDPTSGLTELPASPVDAEAILANDLCGFENNRIAGGSSFIITGKGGLPPTPENPVINAHRTVGWRTRPGLASSRKPLQQPPLAFGQESRKAFGQESRKAFGQESRSVIQPQPPQEKKVIIEAQGWVTAKDGTIILTAQPFRGTPVDQILPHLDCHSGGGR, from the coding sequence GTGCAAGTAAGTCCCTTTGTTCTCTATTCTCTACTGGCTGCAACTACGGCATTAGGGCAAATCACTCCAGATAATACCTTGGGGAATGAAAGCTCTGTAGTAACGCCCAATGTCGATGTTAACGGAAACCTAGCGGATTTGATAGAAGGTGGGGCGATTAGAGAGAGCAATCTGTTCCACAGCTTCTCAGATTTTAATGTGGCGGAGTTTGGGCGAGTTTATTTGGCGAATCCAACGGGAATTCAGAACATCCTGAGTCGGGTAACTGGAACAAATGTTTCCAATATTTTAGGAACTCTGGGAGTGTTGGGAAATGCTAACTTATTTCTGATAAATCCAAACGGTATCGTCTTCGGTTCCAATAGCCGACTAGATCTGGGAGGGTCATTTTTTGGGAGTACTGCTGATAGTGTTTTGTTTGACGATGGTACAGTTTTCAGTGCTAAAAATCCGAATGGAAAACCGTTGTTGACGATTAATATTCCCTCTGGGTTGCAATATGGTTCAAATCCCGGAAGTATTACTAATCAGTCTAGTCTTTTTCAGGTATCAAATGGTCAAACCTTAGGGCTAATTGGTGGTGAGGTGACTATTCCTGGTGGGATTCTAGGTGCATTGGATGGACGAATTGAGCTGGGGAGTGTTGGTTCTAATGGTGTGGTGAAGCTGACCCGAACCGATACAAGTTTTGTGTTGGATTATTCATCAGTTCAAGAGTTTCAGGATATTAGTTTGTCCGAGGGTGCTCTTGTCACTACCAGTGGCGAAAGTGGTGGCAGTATCCAGGTGCAGGGGGCTAATGTGAGTTTACGCGATCGCTCTTTTGTGTTTGCGGATACCGAAGGGAGTGGAAGTGGGGGTGGCATAGTTGTTAAGGCTTCTCAGCTCAGCCTTGAGGGTGGTTCTAGGATAACTGCGGATGTATTAGGCTCAGGACAGGGGGGAGATTTGACAGTGGATGCCATTGAATCTGTTCGAGTAATTGGTGTATCGCCTGATGGTACTTTCAGCCTCTTGGGAGCCCAAGTTTTTCGAGGAGTAACAGGAAATGGGGGAGATGTCAGTATTACCACTGGGCAGTTAATGGTCTCTGATGGAGCAGAAGTTTCAGCTAGCACAAGGGGTCTTGGGGACGGGGGAAATTTGACAGTGGATGCCTCTGAATCTGTTCAAGTAATTGGTACCTCAGCCTCGGGTCAGTTGACCAGCCGCTTACTTGCTCAAACTTCTGAGACAGGAAATGGGGGAGATGTCAGTATTACCACTGGGGAGTTAATGGTCTCTGATGGAGCACAAGTTGCAGCTACTAGCACTCTTGGTGAAGGGGACGGGGGAAATTTGACAGTGGATGCCTCCGAGACTGTTCAAGTGATTGGTACCTCAGCCGATGGTAAGTTTCCTAGCGCCTTGTCTACTCAAACTCCAGGCACAGGAAAAGCGGGAAATTTGAAGATTACCACTGGGCAGTTAATGGTTTCTGATGGAGCAGTTGTTTCAGCTGGCACAAGGGGTCTTGGGGAAGGGGGAGAGTTGATTGTGGATGCGGACTCTACGGTTCAAGTGATTGGTACCTCAGCCTCGGTTGACTTTCCCAGCGGCTTGTTTACTCAAACTGAAGGGACAGGAAATGCCAAAAATTTGACTATTACCACTGGGGAGTTAATTGTCAAAGATGGAGCACAAGTTTCAGCTAGCACTTTTGGTGAAGGAAACGGGGGAAATTTGATTATCAATGCCGACTCTACGGTTCAAGTGATTGGTACCTCAGCCTCGGGTGACTTTCCCAGCGGCTTGTTTGCTCGGGCTAATTCAGACTCAAAAGGAAATGCTGGAGATGTGAGTATTACCACTGGGGACTTAATTGTCAAAGATGGAGCACGAGTTTCAGCTAGCACTTTTGGTGAAGGGGATGGGGGAGATTTGATTATCAATGCTGAGGAGACGGTTCAAGTGATTGGTACCTCAGCTAATGGTCGGATTGTCAGCGGCTTGTTTGCTCGGGCTAATTCAGACTCAAAAGTAAATGCCGGAGATGTCAGTATTACCACTGGGGAATTAATTGTCAAAGATGGAGCACGAGTTTCAGCTAGCACTTTTGGTGAAGGAAACGGGGGAGAGTTGATTGTGGATGCCTCCGAGACTGTTCAAGTGATTGGTACCTCAGCCTCGGGTGAGTTTAGCAGCGGCTTGTTTGCTCAAACTCAAGGGACAGGAAATGCCAAAAATTTGACTATTACTACTGGGGAGTTAATTGTCAAAGATGGAGCACAAGTTTCAGCTAGCACTTCAGGTGAAGGAAACGGGGGAGATTTGATTATCAATGCCTCCGAGACTGTTCAAGTGATTGGTAGGTCAGCCTCGGGTGAGTTTGGCAGCCGCTTGACAGCTGTGGCTAATGAAGACTCAAAAGGAAATGCCGGAGATGTGAGTATTACCACTGGGGAGTTAATTGTCAAAGATGGAGCACGAGTTTCAGCTAGCACTTTTGGTGAAGGAAACGGGGGAGATTTGATTATCAATGCCTCCGAGACTGTTCAAGTGATTGGTACCTCAGCCTCGGGTGAGTTTCCCAGCACCTTGTCTGCTCGGGCTAATTCAGACTCAAAAGGAAATGCTGGAGATGTGAGTATTACCACTGGGGAGTTAATTGTCAAAGATGGAGCACGAGTTTCAGCTACCACTTTTGCTCAAGGAAACGGAGGAAATTTGATTATCAATGCCTCCGAGACTGTTCAAGTGATTGGTACCTCAGCCTCGGGTGAGTCTGGCAGCCGCTTGACAGCTGTGGCTAATTCAAACTCCAAAGGAAATGCCGGAGATGTGAGTATTACCACTGGGGAGTTAATTATCAAAGATGGAGCACGAGTTTCAGCTAGCACAAATGGTGAAGGGGATGGGGGAGATTTGATTATCAATGCTGAGGAGACGGTTCAAGTGATTGGTAGGTCAGCCTCGGGTGAGTTTCCCAGCAGCTTGTCTGCTCAGGCTAATTCAGACTCCAAAGGAAATGCCGGACATTTGACTATTACTACTGGGGAGTTAATTATCAAAGATGGAGCACAAGTTTCAGCTGGCACTTTTGGTGAAGGGGACGGGGGAAATTTGATTGTGGATGCCTCTGAATCTGTTCAAGTGATTGGTAGGTCAGCCGATGGTCGGTTTGCCAGCGGCTTGTTTGCTCAGGCTAATCGGGGAGCAACAGGAAATGCCGGAGATGTGACTATTACCACTGGGGACTTAATTGTCAAAGATGGAGCACGAGTTAGTACTAGAAGCTTTAAAAAGGATAGTTCAGCAGGCACGGTAGAGATTAATGCCAACTCCATCTTCCTTAACAACGATGGCAGGATCACAGCAGAAACAGCAGGAGGAGACGACAGCAATATTAATCTATATGCCCGTGACATCCGACTCCTCAACGGAAGCTTGATTCTAACTGACGCTAGGAATACCACAACTGGGGGCAATATATTTATTGATACTGATACCTTAGTCGGTCTGGGAAATAGCGACATCACCGCCAATGCTGACGAAGGCTCAGGAGGTCGTGTTGAGATTAATGCCCAAGGCATCTTTGGTTTAGAGTTTCGAGACCGTCTCACAAAGGACAATGACATCACCGCCACCTCCAACCTTGGCTCATCATTCAGCGGTGAAGTAACCCTCAACATCTCACAGCTAGACCCCACCTCAGGCTTAACCGAATTACCAGCAAGCCCCGTAGATGCAGAAGCGATCCTGGCCAATGACCTTTGTGGCTTTGAAAATAATCGGATTGCTGGCGGCAGTTCCTTTATCATTACTGGTAAAGGGGGTTTACCACCAACTCCAGAGAATCCAGTGATTAATGCCCACAGAACAGTGGGGTGGCGAACTCGTCCTGGCTTAGCCAGCAGCAGAAAACCATTACAGCAGCCACCATTGGCCTTTGGCCAGGAATCGCGTAAGGCCTTTGGCCAGGAATCGCGTAAGGCCTTTGGCCAGGAATCGCGTTCAGTGATACAGCCTCAACCTCCCCAGGAAAAAAAAGTAATTATCGAAGCCCAAGGCTGGGTAACAGCAAAAGATGGCACGATTATTCTGACGGCGCAACCGTTTAGGGGTACTCCTGTTGATCAGATATTGCCCCATCTTGATTGCCATTCGGGAGGAGGGAGATAG
- a CDS encoding CHAT domain-containing protein: protein MLFQSHCVNALTCFVPSGEALSNSQRITPDSRFPIPDSRFPIPDSRFPIPDSQFPIPDSLKQQAQQLYETGQYQKAIPLLEQIISNYRESGDFIGEINALANLALIYQRLGDWAQAKQTISQSFSQLSQLPLTKESQQLQAQILSVQGQVYLSLGQGEKALSTWQQTSAIYQDLEDLNKLTESQIYQVQALRILGLYNQATKTLNQIKESIQDQPDSALKSRALQYLGDVLRRVGKFQDSQEILQQSLAIAENLPNQTLFADTLLSLGDTARLQKKTEEALNFYQRVVKESPLADIKIQGQLNQLSVLIATQEWSRARGLLPAIDYTLTTLSPSQRAIKARIKLAKTLLKSENTQLKTPKALATYLADAIKLARNLGDKRAEAEAIGNLGSLYKYNQRLDEAQDLTEKALVIAQEIQAPDLAYQWQWQLGRILNLKQDKKNAIAAYAQSVQTLKSIRSDLVAISSDIQFGFRERVEPVYRELVGLLLEPNASQENLKQARDVIESLQLAELDNFFRDACLDAKPVNIDEIDPKAAIFYTIILPDRLEVIVTLPGQPLRQITTNLPKTEIEQQLALARRTITRPWQSLEKENLQTIHDWLITPIEAELANSNIRTLVFIPDGALRNLPMSVLYDGENYAIEKYNIAVAPSLQLIDSQANVRENVSVLAAGVTETRPHRPNLGALPGVKEELENIMAQVPSLILLNESFTESNFTTEVNSSPYEVLHLATHGEFSSVAEETFLLTWDDVININELNSLISADQKQKNPIELLVLSACQTAAGDSRAALGLAGVAVRSGARSTLASLWFVDDLSTAELMTRFYQRLATGKVTKAEALRQAQQELLQTQEFKHPFYWSAFILLGNWL, encoded by the coding sequence ATGCTCTTTCAGAGCCACTGCGTGAACGCATTAACCTGCTTTGTTCCATCCGGCGAAGCCTTATCAAATTCTCAAAGAATCACACCCGATTCCCGATTCCCGATTCCCGATTCCCGATTCCCGATTCCCGATTCCCGATTCCCAATTCCCGATTCCCAATTCCCGATTCCCGATTCCCTAAAACAACAAGCCCAACAACTCTATGAAACAGGTCAATATCAAAAGGCGATACCGTTGTTGGAGCAAATTATTAGTAACTACAGGGAGAGTGGAGACTTTATTGGTGAGATTAACGCCTTGGCGAATCTAGCTTTAATTTATCAACGTTTGGGAGACTGGGCACAAGCTAAACAGACAATATCCCAGAGTTTTAGCCAACTATCACAACTGCCATTAACCAAGGAAAGTCAACAATTACAAGCCCAAATTCTGTCAGTCCAAGGACAAGTCTACTTATCACTAGGTCAAGGGGAAAAAGCCTTATCGACTTGGCAGCAAACTAGTGCTATCTACCAAGACCTCGAAGACCTCAATAAATTAACGGAAAGTCAGATTTACCAAGTCCAAGCCTTACGAATATTAGGGTTGTATAATCAAGCCACTAAAACGTTAAATCAAATCAAGGAAAGTATCCAAGACCAACCTGATAGCGCTCTCAAAAGTAGAGCCCTTCAATACCTAGGTGATGTCCTCAGGAGAGTGGGAAAATTCCAAGACTCTCAAGAGATTTTACAACAAAGTTTAGCCATAGCCGAAAACTTACCAAATCAGACTTTGTTTGCTGACACTCTACTCAGTTTGGGGGATACAGCTAGATTACAAAAAAAAACAGAAGAGGCTTTGAATTTCTATCAACGGGTTGTCAAGGAATCTCCCTTAGCAGATATAAAAATTCAGGGACAATTAAATCAACTGAGTGTATTGATAGCTACACAAGAGTGGTCACGAGCTAGAGGGTTATTACCAGCTATAGACTATACCTTAACCACATTATCTCCCAGTCAAAGAGCAATAAAGGCTAGAATTAAGCTAGCAAAAACCCTATTAAAATCTGAAAATACACAACTAAAAACTCCCAAAGCCCTGGCTACTTATCTCGCCGATGCTATTAAGTTGGCTAGGAATTTAGGAGATAAAAGAGCGGAAGCTGAAGCCATTGGTAACTTGGGAAGCTTATACAAATACAATCAACGTCTTGATGAAGCCCAAGACTTGACCGAAAAAGCCTTAGTCATTGCTCAAGAAATCCAGGCTCCGGATTTAGCCTATCAATGGCAATGGCAACTAGGAAGAATCCTTAACCTAAAACAGGATAAAAAAAACGCGATCGCGGCCTATGCTCAATCGGTGCAAACCCTCAAATCTATCCGTAGCGACCTAGTCGCGATTAGTAGCGATATTCAGTTTGGGTTTCGAGAGAGGGTCGAACCAGTCTACCGAGAATTAGTAGGACTACTCCTGGAACCCAATGCATCTCAAGAAAACCTCAAACAAGCACGAGATGTGATTGAATCCCTGCAACTAGCAGAACTAGACAACTTTTTTCGGGATGCCTGTCTAGATGCTAAACCCGTTAATATCGATGAAATAGACCCAAAAGCCGCGATCTTCTATACCATTATCTTGCCAGACCGCCTGGAAGTAATTGTCACTTTGCCCGGACAACCCCTGCGCCAGATCACCACTAACTTACCCAAAACAGAAATAGAACAACAACTGGCTTTGGCAAGGAGAACTATTACTAGGCCTTGGCAAAGTCTTGAAAAGGAAAACTTGCAAACAATACACGACTGGTTAATCACCCCCATTGAAGCGGAACTAGCCAACAGTAACATCCGCACCCTAGTCTTTATCCCTGACGGAGCTCTGCGCAATCTTCCTATGTCCGTGCTTTATGACGGGGAAAACTATGCTATCGAGAAATATAATATTGCGGTAGCACCTAGTTTACAATTAATCGACTCTCAAGCCAATGTCAGAGAAAACGTTTCAGTTCTGGCTGCTGGAGTCACGGAAACTCGTCCCCATCGTCCCAATTTAGGAGCACTTCCTGGGGTGAAGGAAGAATTAGAGAATATCATGGCTCAAGTTCCCTCATTGATTCTACTCAATGAATCCTTTACTGAATCCAACTTCACTACAGAAGTTAATAGCTCTCCGTACGAAGTGCTCCATCTAGCAACTCATGGTGAATTTAGTTCAGTCGCTGAAGAAACCTTTCTCCTGACCTGGGACGACGTAATCAATATCAATGAGTTAAATAGTCTGATCTCAGCGGATCAAAAGCAAAAAAATCCCATTGAATTACTCGTCCTCAGTGCTTGTCAGACAGCCGCAGGAGACTCCCGAGCCGCTTTGGGATTGGCTGGAGTAGCAGTGCGATCTGGCGCACGCAGTACCCTTGCCAGTCTTTGGTTTGTGGACGATCTAAGCACTGCAGAGTTAATGACTCGCTTCTATCAGAGGTTAGCCACAGGCAAGGTTACCAAGGCTGAAGCTCTGCGACAAGCTCAACAGGAGCTATTGCAGACCCAGGAATTTAAGCACCCCTTTTACTGGTCGGCTTTTATTTTGCTGGGAAATTGGTTGTGA
- a CDS encoding filamentous hemagglutinin N-terminal domain-containing protein: MKAVVEGLLQASPFILYSLLAATTALGQITPDNTLGNESSVVTPNVNVNGALIDLIEGGAIRESNLFHSFSDFNVAEFGRVYFGLPAGIANILSRVTGGNVSNILGTLGVLGNANLFLINPNGIVFGANSRLELGGSFFGSTADSVLFEDGTVFSAKNPNEKPLLTINIPSGLQYGSNPGSITNQSFFGLEVPNGETLGLIGGEVTIPNGALLAFDGRIELGSVGSNSVVNLTPTDTSFVLDYSAVQGFQDISLSEGARVITNGESGGSIQVQGANVSLRDRSGVLALTNGSGSGGGIVVKVSQLNLEDGSIIGANVSGSGQGGDLTVDATESVRVIGVSPDGTPSGLGAEVFPGVTGNGGDVSITTGQLMVSDGAVVSASTRGEGNAGNLSISAGQLMVSGRAQVSAGTRGLGDGGDVNITTGKLILEDGAAISTSTFAEGDGGDVSITTGELIVSDGAFVSTRTLGLGDGGKLTVDASSTVQVIGTSADGRILSGLFTQTQGTGKAGNLSITTGQLMVSDGAVVSASTGGEGDGGILTVNASESVQVIGTSATDGQLLSRLTTQTQGTGKAGNLSITTGQLMVSDGAVVSAGTFGEGDGGKLTVDASSTVQVIGTSADGRFPSGLFAQANPGSKGNAGELSITTGKLMVSDGAVVSAGTGGEGDGGDVNITTGELIVSDGAQVLAVTRGEGNGGILTVDASSGVQLIGRSADGRFGSGLFTITDGTGNAGDLKISSEQLIVSDGARVSATSMKEDSSAGTVDINANSIFLNNDGRISAETAGPQGNIILEARDIRLLNESKITTNADNTTGGNIEIDTDIILGLGNSDITANAEFGPGGSVSINAQGIFGLEFRDRLTPDNDITATSRLGPSFSGEVILNTPDVDPTSGLTELPASPVDAEAILANDLCGFENNRIAGGSSFFITGKGGLPASADDAVINTDRTVGWLSRPGLPSSSRQRLQQQQSLTKPQPPQEKKVIIEALGWVIAKDGTIILTAQPFRGTPVEQILPNLDCHSGRGNREQGTGNREE, translated from the coding sequence ATGAAAGCTGTGGTTGAAGGACTTCTGCAAGCAAGTCCCTTTATTCTCTATTCTCTACTAGCTGCAACTACCGCATTAGGGCAAATTACTCCAGATAATACCCTCGGTAATGAAAGTTCTGTTGTAACGCCCAATGTCAATGTTAACGGTGCCCTGATAGATTTAATTGAAGGTGGGGCGATTAGAGAAAGCAATCTATTCCACAGCTTTTCGGATTTCAATGTGGCCGAGTTTGGGCGGGTTTATTTTGGCTTACCAGCGGGAATTGCCAACATCCTGAGTCGGGTAACTGGAGGTAATGTTTCCAATATTTTAGGAACTCTAGGAGTATTGGGCAATGCTAATTTATTTTTGATAAATCCCAACGGTATTGTCTTTGGTGCAAATAGCCGACTAGAGCTAGGAGGCTCATTCTTTGGGAGTACTGCTGATAGTGTGTTGTTTGAAGATGGGACAGTATTCAGTGCAAAAAATCCCAATGAAAAACCGTTGTTGACGATTAATATTCCCTCTGGGTTGCAATACGGATCTAATCCAGGGAGTATTACTAATCAATCTTTTTTTGGGCTTGAGGTACCAAATGGTGAAACCTTAGGGCTGATTGGTGGTGAGGTGACTATTCCTAATGGCGCTCTATTGGCATTCGATGGACGGATTGAGCTGGGGAGTGTTGGTTCTAATAGTGTGGTGAACTTGACCCCAACCGATACTAGTTTTGTGTTGGATTATTCAGCAGTTCAAGGGTTTCAGGATATTAGTTTGTCCGAAGGTGCTAGAGTCATTACCAATGGCGAAAGTGGTGGCAGTATCCAGGTGCAGGGGGCTAATGTGAGTTTACGCGATCGCTCTGGTGTATTGGCACTTACCAACGGCAGTGGCAGTGGCGGTGGCATAGTTGTTAAGGTTTCTCAGTTGAATCTTGAGGATGGTTCTATTATAGGTGCTAATGTATCCGGCTCAGGACAGGGGGGAGATTTGACAGTGGATGCCACTGAATCAGTTCGAGTAATTGGTGTATCGCCTGATGGTACTCCCAGCGGTTTGGGAGCCGAAGTTTTTCCAGGAGTAACAGGAAATGGAGGAGATGTCAGTATTACCACTGGGCAGTTAATGGTCTCTGATGGAGCAGTTGTTTCAGCTAGCACAAGGGGTGAAGGAAATGCCGGAAATTTGAGTATTAGCGCTGGGCAGTTAATGGTCTCTGGTCGAGCACAAGTTTCAGCTGGCACAAGGGGTCTTGGGGACGGGGGAGATGTGAATATTACCACTGGGAAGTTAATTCTCGAAGATGGAGCAGCTATTTCAACTAGCACTTTTGCTGAAGGGGACGGAGGAGATGTCAGCATTACCACTGGGGAGTTAATAGTCTCTGATGGAGCATTTGTTTCAACTAGGACTTTGGGTCTTGGGGACGGGGGAAAGTTGACAGTGGATGCCTCTTCTACTGTTCAAGTAATTGGTACCTCAGCCGATGGTCGGATTCTCAGCGGCTTGTTTACTCAAACTCAGGGGACAGGAAAAGCGGGAAATTTGAGTATTACCACTGGGCAGTTAATGGTCTCTGATGGAGCAGTTGTTTCAGCTAGCACAGGAGGTGAAGGGGACGGGGGAATTTTAACTGTGAATGCCTCCGAATCTGTTCAAGTAATTGGTACCTCAGCAACCGATGGTCAGCTTCTCAGCCGCTTGACTACTCAAACTCAGGGGACAGGAAAAGCGGGAAATTTGAGTATTACCACTGGGCAGTTAATGGTCTCTGATGGAGCCGTTGTTTCAGCTGGCACTTTTGGTGAAGGGGACGGGGGAAAGTTGACAGTGGATGCCTCTTCTACTGTTCAAGTCATTGGTACCTCAGCCGATGGTCGGTTTCCCAGCGGCTTGTTTGCTCAAGCTAATCCAGGCTCAAAAGGAAATGCAGGAGAGTTGAGTATTACCACTGGGAAGTTAATGGTCTCTGATGGAGCAGTTGTTTCAGCTGGCACAGGAGGTGAAGGGGACGGGGGAGATGTGAATATTACCACTGGGGAGTTAATAGTCTCTGATGGAGCACAAGTTTTAGCTGTCACAAGGGGTGAAGGGAACGGGGGAATTTTGACTGTCGATGCTTCCTCTGGTGTTCAACTGATTGGTAGATCAGCCGATGGTCGGTTTGGCAGCGGCTTGTTTACTATAACTGACGGGACAGGAAATGCAGGAGATTTGAAGATTAGCAGTGAGCAGTTAATTGTCTCTGATGGAGCACGAGTTAGTGCTACAAGCATGAAAGAGGATAGTTCAGCAGGCACGGTAGATATTAATGCCAACTCCATCTTCCTAAACAACGATGGCAGGATCTCAGCAGAAACAGCAGGACCGCAAGGCAATATTATCCTAGAAGCTCGTGATATCCGACTCCTCAACGAAAGCAAAATTACCACCAACGCTGATAATACCACTGGGGGCAATATAGAAATTGATACTGACATCATACTCGGTCTGGGAAATAGCGACATCACCGCCAATGCTGAATTTGGCCCAGGAGGTAGTGTTAGCATTAATGCCCAAGGCATCTTTGGCTTAGAGTTTCGAGACCGTCTAACTCCAGACAATGACATCACCGCCACCTCCCGACTTGGCCCATCCTTCAGCGGTGAAGTAATCCTTAACACCCCAGACGTAGACCCCACCTCAGGCTTAACGGAATTACCAGCAAGCCCGGTAGATGCAGAAGCCATCTTGGCCAATGACCTTTGTGGCTTTGAGAATAATCGGATTGCTGGCGGGAGTTCCTTTTTCATTACCGGTAAAGGGGGTTTACCAGCTAGTGCAGACGATGCGGTGATTAATACTGACAGAACAGTGGGCTGGCTCTCTCGTCCTGGCTTACCCAGCAGTAGTAGACAACGATTACAGCAGCAACAATCACTGACAAAGCCTCAACCTCCCCAGGAAAAAAAAGTGATTATCGAAGCCCTTGGCTGGGTAATAGCAAAGGATGGCACCATTATTCTGACGGCGCAACCGTTTCGGGGTACTCCTGTTGAGCAGATATTGCCCAATCTTGATTGCCATTCGGGAAGAGGGAACAGGGAACAGGGAACAGGGAACAGGGAAGAGTAG